One window of Enterobacter sp. RHBSTW-00175 genomic DNA carries:
- a CDS encoding aminopeptidase, protein MFSATRHRIAALALGVCFILPAQAKNPPYGEIASTQARHIATVFPGRITGTPAEMLSADYIRQQFAGMGYQSDIRAFHSRYIYTSRNNSKNWHNVTGSTVIAAHEGKSAQQIIIMAHLDTFAPMSDADTDNNLGGLTLQGIDDNAAGLGVMLELAEHLKNIPTKYGIRFIATSGEEEGKLGAENILKRMSPEEKKNTLLVINLDNLIVGDKLYFNSGQSTPGSVRKLTRDRALAIARSQGVYATSNPGGNPAYPRGTGCCNDGEVFDKAGIPVLYVEATNWALGKKDGYQQRAKSKAFPNGTSWHDVRLDNQQHIDSALPQRIEHRSRDVVKVMLPLVKELAKAGKA, encoded by the coding sequence ATGTTTTCCGCAACGCGCCACCGTATTGCTGCCCTGGCGCTCGGCGTTTGCTTTATCCTTCCGGCCCAGGCAAAAAATCCACCGTACGGCGAAATTGCCAGTACCCAGGCGCGACATATTGCGACTGTCTTTCCTGGCCGTATAACCGGCACGCCAGCCGAGATGCTCTCCGCCGACTATATCCGCCAGCAGTTTGCCGGGATGGGCTACCAGAGCGATATTCGGGCCTTTCACAGCCGGTACATCTATACCTCACGCAATAACAGCAAAAACTGGCATAACGTGACCGGCAGTACGGTCATTGCTGCACATGAAGGCAAGAGCGCCCAGCAAATCATTATTATGGCGCACCTGGATACCTTCGCCCCGATGAGCGATGCCGATACCGACAACAACCTCGGCGGCCTGACGCTTCAGGGAATAGACGATAACGCGGCGGGTCTGGGCGTGATGCTTGAACTGGCCGAGCACCTGAAGAATATCCCGACGAAATACGGTATTCGCTTTATCGCGACCAGCGGTGAAGAAGAAGGAAAACTCGGCGCTGAGAATATCCTTAAGCGCATGAGCCCTGAAGAGAAGAAAAATACCTTGCTGGTGATTAATCTCGATAACCTTATCGTCGGCGACAAACTCTATTTTAATAGCGGGCAGAGTACGCCAGGAAGCGTGCGCAAATTAACCCGCGACCGGGCGCTGGCGATTGCCCGCAGTCAGGGCGTCTACGCCACCAGTAATCCGGGCGGTAATCCTGCTTATCCACGTGGAACAGGCTGTTGTAACGACGGTGAAGTGTTCGATAAAGCCGGCATTCCGGTATTGTACGTGGAAGCAACGAACTGGGCGCTGGGCAAAAAAGATGGTTATCAGCAGAGAGCCAAATCTAAAGCCTTCCCGAACGGAACAAGCTGGCATGATGTGAGGCTTGATAATCAACAGCACATTGATAGCGCGCTGCCGCAGCGTATTGAACACCGTAGCCGCGATGTGGTGAAAGTGATGCTGCCGCTGGTGAAGGAGCTGGCGAAAGCGGGTAAAGCCTGA
- the cysH gene encoding phosphoadenosine phosphosulfate reductase produces MSVLDLNALNDLPKVERILALAETNAQLEKLDAEGRVAWALENLPGDYVLSSSFGIQAAVSLHLVNQIRPDIPVILTDTGYLFPETYQFIDELTDKLKLNLKVYRATESAAWQEARYGKLWEQGVEGIEKYNEINKVEPMNRALKDLNAQTWFAGLRREQSGSRATLPVLAVQRGVFKVLPIIDWDNRTVYQYLQKHGLKYHPLWDQGYLSVGDTHTTRKWEPGMAEEETRFFGLKRECGLHEG; encoded by the coding sequence CCGTACTCGATCTAAACGCCCTTAACGACCTGCCAAAAGTCGAGCGCATCCTTGCACTGGCAGAAACCAACGCACAACTGGAAAAGCTGGACGCCGAAGGGCGTGTGGCGTGGGCGCTGGAAAATCTGCCGGGTGACTATGTGCTCTCGTCGAGCTTTGGTATTCAGGCGGCAGTCAGTCTGCATCTGGTGAATCAGATCCGACCAGACATTCCGGTGATCCTCACCGATACCGGCTACCTGTTCCCGGAAACCTACCAGTTTATCGATGAGCTGACGGACAAGCTCAAGCTGAACCTGAAAGTCTACCGCGCGACTGAAAGCGCGGCCTGGCAGGAGGCGCGTTACGGCAAACTGTGGGAGCAGGGCGTTGAAGGCATTGAGAAATACAATGAAATCAACAAAGTTGAGCCGATGAACCGTGCGCTGAAAGATCTGAATGCACAGACCTGGTTTGCCGGTTTACGCCGCGAGCAGTCTGGTAGCCGCGCCACGTTGCCGGTGCTGGCGGTTCAGCGCGGTGTGTTCAAAGTGCTGCCGATTATCGACTGGGACAACCGTACGGTTTATCAGTATCTGCAAAAACACGGGCTGAAGTACCATCCGCTGTGGGACCAGGGGTATCTGTCTGTAGGCGATACCCACACCACGCGTAAATGGGAACCGGGAATGGCGGAAGAAGAGACGCGATTCTTTGGGCTCAAGCGAGAGTGCGGATTGCACGAAGGGTGA